One segment of Triticum aestivum cultivar Chinese Spring chromosome 2A, IWGSC CS RefSeq v2.1, whole genome shotgun sequence DNA contains the following:
- the LOC123191190 gene encoding protein PSK SIMULATOR 1 isoform X3, with translation MARFINIMTKPALKQKSVMIFNSELERQRKLVKTLKKKSLWSRPLEDTVEKLVDIVFFLDIQIRDAFGEAVPVGTDFMEQGQNKRLGSCGLPLHYANIINQTENIASHQYNAFASTSL, from the exons ATGGCGCGCTTCATCAACATCATGACCAAGCCAGCCCTAAAGCAAA AGAGTGTTATGATTTTCAACAGTGAACTAGAGCGCCAAAGGAAGCTtgtgaaaactttgaagaagaaatcCTTGTGGTCCAGACCTTTGGAGGAT ACTGTAGAAAAGCTTGTCGATATCGTCTTTTTTCTGGATATACAAATCCGGGATGCATTCGGTGAAGCTG TTCCTGTAGGTACCGACTTCATGGAGCAAGGTCAGAACAAAAGGCTAGGTTCATGTGGTCTGCCACTACATTATGCTAACATCATCAATCAAACTGAAAATATAGCAA GTCACCAGTATAATGCCTTTGCATCCACAAGTTTGTAG
- the LOC123191190 gene encoding protein PSK SIMULATOR 1 isoform X4 gives MARFINIMTKPALKQKSVMIFNSELERQRKLVKTLKKKSLWSRPLEDTVEKLVDIVFFLDIQIRDAFGEAGTDFMEQGQNKRLGSCGLPLHYANIINQTENIASHQYNAFASTSL, from the exons ATGGCGCGCTTCATCAACATCATGACCAAGCCAGCCCTAAAGCAAA AGAGTGTTATGATTTTCAACAGTGAACTAGAGCGCCAAAGGAAGCTtgtgaaaactttgaagaagaaatcCTTGTGGTCCAGACCTTTGGAGGAT ACTGTAGAAAAGCTTGTCGATATCGTCTTTTTTCTGGATATACAAATCCGGGATGCATTCGGTGAAGCTG GTACCGACTTCATGGAGCAAGGTCAGAACAAAAGGCTAGGTTCATGTGGTCTGCCACTACATTATGCTAACATCATCAATCAAACTGAAAATATAGCAA GTCACCAGTATAATGCCTTTGCATCCACAAGTTTGTAG
- the LOC123191190 gene encoding protein PSK SIMULATOR 1 isoform X1, with product MARFINIMTKPALKQKSVMIFNSELERQRKLVKTLKKKSLWSRPLEDTVEKLVDIVFFLDIQIRDAFGEAVPVGTDFMEQGQNKRLGSCGLPLHYANIINQTENIASKFDDSHDVYHACLMPEFP from the exons ATGGCGCGCTTCATCAACATCATGACCAAGCCAGCCCTAAAGCAAA AGAGTGTTATGATTTTCAACAGTGAACTAGAGCGCCAAAGGAAGCTtgtgaaaactttgaagaagaaatcCTTGTGGTCCAGACCTTTGGAGGAT ACTGTAGAAAAGCTTGTCGATATCGTCTTTTTTCTGGATATACAAATCCGGGATGCATTCGGTGAAGCTG TTCCTGTAGGTACCGACTTCATGGAGCAAGGTCAGAACAAAAGGCTAGGTTCATGTGGTCTGCCACTACATTATGCTAACATCATCAATCAAACTGAAAATATAGCAAGTAAATTTGACGACTCACATGATGTTTATCATGCCTGCTTAATGCCCGAATTTCCTTAA
- the LOC123191190 gene encoding protein PSK SIMULATOR 1 isoform X2: MARFINIMTKPALKQKSVMIFNSELERQRKLVKTLKKKSLWSRPLEDTVEKLVDIVFFLDIQIRDAFGEAGTDFMEQGQNKRLGSCGLPLHYANIINQTENIASKFDDSHDVYHACLMPEFP; this comes from the exons ATGGCGCGCTTCATCAACATCATGACCAAGCCAGCCCTAAAGCAAA AGAGTGTTATGATTTTCAACAGTGAACTAGAGCGCCAAAGGAAGCTtgtgaaaactttgaagaagaaatcCTTGTGGTCCAGACCTTTGGAGGAT ACTGTAGAAAAGCTTGTCGATATCGTCTTTTTTCTGGATATACAAATCCGGGATGCATTCGGTGAAGCTG GTACCGACTTCATGGAGCAAGGTCAGAACAAAAGGCTAGGTTCATGTGGTCTGCCACTACATTATGCTAACATCATCAATCAAACTGAAAATATAGCAAGTAAATTTGACGACTCACATGATGTTTATCATGCCTGCTTAATGCCCGAATTTCCTTAA